GCAGAACCGACGCTCCGGAGCCGCAGCCGATCGGTCCGGTTGCAGCGGCGGTAGTCGATGCCACACTGCCCCATTTGCCACCCGTTGTCCGCGAAATGGTTCGTTTCCAATCGCTGACCGGCTGTCGACCGGGTGAAGTTTGTATTCTGCGCCCATGCGACATAGATCGTTCCGGCGACGTGTGGGCTTATCGCCCATCGACTCACAAAACTGAGCACCACAGCCGTCAACGGGTAATTTTCATTGGCCCACAGGCACAAGAGATTCTGCGGCCCTACTTGCTCCGTAATGCCGAAGCGTATTGTTTTGCGCCGGCCGATTCGGAACGTAAACGGCTGGATGCGCGCCACGAAATGCGCAAAACACCCCTTTCCTGCGGCAACCGGCCGGGCACAAATCGCAAGCGCCGCAGGAAGATTGCACTTGGCGAGCGGTACGATACAAATGCGTACGCAAAGTGTGTTCGTCGTGCGTCTGACCTTGCCGATCGAAAAGGCCGCCAGCAAGCCCGCGACGCCGACCCCAATGTGAAAGATGATCGGATTATTCCGCGATGGTCCCCGAATCAACTGCGCCACAGCAAAGCCACTGAGGTGCGCCGGCGTTTCGGTTTGGAAGCCGTGCAAGTGGTGTTGGGTCACGCCAAGGCTGACGTGTCGCAAATCTACGCCGAACGCGACCTGGGCTTGGCGGAGCGCATCATGCGGGAAGTTGGATGATGGCTGTAGCTCACCTACAATCAATCGCTGAGTGTTCGTACGGGCTGGGGCATGCAACGCATGGATCATCATCAATCTCGCCGGGGAGTAATGCTTTGTGTAAAGCATTGGCAATCACTTATTCCATCGACGTAATCTTGACTTTGCGGCCCAAAATTCGATTAGGGCGACCGCCAAAATCTAAGTAAGCGGATTATAGCGATTTGTCCGCCACAGCCCCAGGCTGCCAGAAGCGAGCCACCGGGCGATTCTCGCCCTGGTCGATAGTGGCCAATAAGGGGGGAAGAAGGTTATGCTTATAAGAACTATGCGCAACATGATATTTAACACTATGCGTTGTTGCATTCTGCTGCTCGCAGTGTCGGTGGTGGCGATAAGCTCCACGGCTAGTGCGCAGCAGCAATACATCCTAAAGACGCTTGTCTCGTTCGCAGGTTCGAACGGAGATAAGCCCCAAACGGATTTATTTATGGATGCCAGCGGCAATCTGTTCGGGACAACGGTGTACGGCGGAGCGCATGATTACGGTACCGTGTTCGAGGTGACTAACCACACGCTCACCACC
This genomic stretch from Pirellulales bacterium harbors:
- a CDS encoding tyrosine-type recombinase/integrase, with amino-acid sequence MTTQSLPRVPTYRRHKPTGQAVVTLDGHDIYLGKWNATASRQEYDRLIGEWLSAGRRLPRAAASHDTTIIELAASYWRFAQGYYRKDGKPTRSLERVRLALKVLRQLYGPTCAGDFGPLALQAIQQRFVREGKARPYVNCLIEEIKRVFKWGVSQELVPALVFQALATVPGLRKGRTDAPEPQPIGPVAAAVVDATLPHLPPVVREMVRFQSLTGCRPGEVCILRPCDIDRSGDVWAYRPSTHKTEHHSRQRVIFIGPQAQEILRPYLLRNAEAYCFAPADSERKRLDARHEMRKTPLSCGNRPGTNRKRRRKIALGERYDTNAYAKCVRRASDLADRKGRQQARDADPNVKDDRIIPRWSPNQLRHSKATEVRRRFGLEAVQVVLGHAKADVSQIYAERDLGLAERIMREVG